The following coding sequences are from one Asterias amurensis chromosome 8, ASM3211899v1 window:
- the LOC139940816 gene encoding alpha-2Db adrenergic receptor-like, which yields MEGSYNITPDLNSTPSIRPTSGPPPPVSVAAVTIILLVIVTGVLGNILVCLAVTQFKNLRSVANYFVVSLAMADLLVCTAIMPFALYLEITGGKWYLHQALCRVWTALDVMLSTSSIFHLCAISVDRFSAITAPIKYVAKRTRNMAFSRIALVWLLSSFVSGPALFLTLVDENMSCIVSVNATVYAVCSSVFSFYIPCLVILVVYFKIYDAAKRRARRAIGPAPVRTVSKTPQVTPNKFSPDGSHGVEAGPSSANGKAAPPVNPLARRPGLRLEGVDSVADMLSTRAKAQSRISLVHERRAARTIGIVVGAFIVCWLPFFTLHSIFNPLCSSSLMPCEVVPTLYRVFTWVGWCNSTLNPIIYTVFNDEFRQAFHKILRCRRSR from the coding sequence ATGGAAGGATCTTACAATATCACCCCGGACCTAAATTCGACACCGTCCATCCGACCGACCAGCGGCCCCCCTCCACCGGTATCAGTTGCCGCCGTGACCATCATTCTCCTCGTCATCGTGACGGGAGTTCTCGGTAACATCTTGGTCTGTCTTGCCGTCACACAGTTCAAAAATCTTCGCAGTGTGGCCAACTATTTCGTGGTGTCTCTGGCCATGGCCGATCTACTAGTCTGCACCGCCATCATGCCGTTTGCCCTGTACCTTGAGATCACCGGCGGGAAGTGGTACCTCCACCAGGCTCTGTGCCGGGTCTGGACGGCTCTGGACGTCATGCTCTCAACATCCTCAATCTTTCACCTCTGTGCCATTTCTGTGGATCGTTTCAGCGCCATCACGGCACCAATTAAGTACGTTGCGAAGAGAACAAGAAACATGGCCTTCAGCCGCATTGCTCTTGTGTGGCTTCTGTCCTCATTCGTTTCCGGTCCTGCTCTATTCCTGACACTCGTTGATGAGAACATGTCTTGCATTGTCTCTGTGAACGCCACCGTGTATGCAGTATGCTCCTCCGTGTTCTCATTCTACATCCCTTGCCTGGTGATACTCGTGGTGTACTTTAAGATCTACGACGCTGCCAAGAGGCGAGCGAGGCGGGCCATCGGACCAGCCCCGGTGAGAACCGTCTCAAAAACACCCCAAGTCACGCCGAACAAGTTTAGTCCGGACGGCAGTCACGGTGTTGAGGCAGGTCCGAGCAGTGCCAACGGGAAGGCGGCCCCTCCTGTGAACCCCCTGGCTAGGCGACCCGGACTCCGACTAGAGGGTGTTGACTCCGTAGCGGACATGCTATCCACCAGAGCCAAAGCCCAGTCGCGGATCTCCCTAGTGCACGAGAGGAGAGCAGCCCGTACCATCGGCATTGTTGTCGGTGCCTTCATAGTCTGCTGGCTTCCATTCTTCACACTGCACAGTATTTTCAACCCTCTATGCTCATCCAGCCTTATGCCGTGTGAGGTTGTGCCAACACTTTACCGCGTCTTCACATGGGTTGGGTGGTGCAACTCCACCCTAAACCCCATCATCTATACCGTGTTTAATGATGAATTTCGCCAGGCGTTCCACAAAATTTTACGGTGTAGGCGAAGTCGATAG